The genomic region TTTGGCATCGGTGATATCCCGCCCTTTGAGGTCATGCTCAACCATCCTCTTGCGGGACTTGATGATTTGGGCATCTTCAGACGCAACCGTAGGCGCGGAGGGAAAAAGAAAAATCCAGGTTAGCAAAAAGAAGAGAACGGTCGTGCGCATAGGTTGGCCCTGGAGTGGGTAGGGACATCCCGCTTGCGGCGGGACATCGCGCCCCTACTTTGCCTTGCTGATTGCTAACTTTCACCCATCTGCCGCTGGTACTGCCGCGCCTGATGCATGAAGGCCTCCAGTCGCGTCAGGGTGTTGGTTTCTTCCTGCCCATCATAAGCCATGTTCAGAAAGGGAATGTCATTGTGGTCTTCGCGGTATCGTTTCATCACCGCACCGACGATGGTTCCAGGCATGCAGGTAAACGGCATGACATTGACCAGGCCGGAAACACCTTTCCTTACATAATCGCCGCATTTCCCCACGGAGAGAACCGCTTCTCCCTCAAAAGAGTCATCCAGGTAAGGCTTGGCTTCTCGTAGGGTTTCGAGGATGGAAGGTTCGGGATGATTGACGAGGCTTCCTGCAAAGATACGATCCAATTTATGCTCATCCCGCCTTTGCACCAAATCGGTGATGTAGGTACGCCAGAAGCTGCCAAAACGTTTGTTCCTCAGGCTATAACGCCGGGAGGTAAAGTTCAAATAGAGAAACCATTCGGCAATCGGGGGTAACCAAACTTCCCCACCAAGTTTCTCCAGCTCCTGGACGATGAATTCATTGCTGAAGGCATTGGAGCGAATATAGATTTCGCCCACAATCCCAATCCGCGGCCTTGACCCCTGGTTACTTACTTCGATCTGATCGAACCGTTTTCTGGCTTCCTGAAGAACTTCGACTAGGCCTGACAGGCATTGCTGGGGATCATCCCGACTATCCCGCACGACTTCGTAAGCTTTTTGCCGGAAAATCTCGAATTCCTTATCCGCTTCCCCAGGGTTCTTTTCATACGGCCGGGTTTCGCGGAGTTTCTTATCCAAAAGGTCTATGGCCACCATCCCCTGCCAGGCCAGCCGGGTAAAATTCTTCCCCAGAATGCCCAGATCTCTGTACAGGTGTTCATCTTGGGTAGGGGAATAGATGGGAACATCAGGATACCCCAGGTCATCGAGGATCAAGCGGTGCAAGCGGTGGTACTGCCCAAAGCGACATGGCCCGTTTCCGGAGGGCATGAAGAAGGCTACTTTATTGCGGTCAAAGTCCGGGCTCTTGACGACCCGGACCATGTCGCCGGTGGTCAAGATACACGGATAGCATTCTTTGCCGGAAGTAAACTTCCTTCCCCAGAAAACCGTTTCCGAGTTTGATCGGGGAGTAACCTCGGCATCAATGCCGCAGGACTGAAAAGCGCCGACCAGGGCGAAAGCCTGCTCGGCCATGTAGGGCACGTACACTTTGCGATGATCGGCATCCTTGGTCATTACGACGGTTTTCGGTTTCCGCTCTTCTTGCATCCGGCCATCCTGGATATTCTTCAGGCTGTCCAGGAAGGCTTCCAGCCGGGTAATGGCACCGACATCGGCGCTATGTTCGTCCACTTCGATTTGCAGATAGGGTTTCCCCCGCATTTTTTCATTGAAGAAATGAAGGATAAAAGAGTCTGGGCCGCAGGCAAAATTAGTAATATAGATGGCATGAAGGCGTGGATCATTACGAACGATGTGGGCGGCGCTGTAAATCTTCTGCCCGGATTTCCAGTACATATCCTCCCAATCATCCACCAGGTTTACTTCATCCAAGGGGAGGCAATCCATGGGGATGGCGATGACCCCGAGGTC from Deltaproteobacteria bacterium harbors:
- a CDS encoding acyl-CoA dehydratase activase-related protein, which encodes SLDRSFTCPYVQAFPYAVKSAIDFKSHGVKLLTPVIHFGWERKNLEQALVKMCRELGKDADEVREAIEKAQTAQNSFYASLKRRGQEVLQNLKEGDRAMVIISRPYNGCDPGVNLGLPQKLRDLGVIAIPMDCLPLDEVNLVDDWEDMYWKSGQKIYSAAHIVRNDPRLHAIYITNFACGPDSFILHFFNEKMRGKPYLQIEVDEHSADVGAITRLEAFLDSLKNIQDGRMQEERKPKTVVMTKDADHRKVYVPYMAEQAFALVGAFQSCGIDAEVTPRSNSETVFWGRKFTSGKECYPCILTTGDMVRVVKSPDFDRNKVAFFMPSGNGPCRFGQYHRLHRLILDDLGYPDVPIYSPTQDEHLYRDLGILGKNFTRLAWQGMVAIDLLDKKLRETRPYEKNPGEADKEFEIFRQKAYEVVRDSRDDPQQCLSGLVEVLQEARKRFDQIEVSNQGSRPRIGIVGEIYIRSNAFSNEFIVQELEKLGGEVWLPPIAEWFLYLNFTSRRYSLRNKRFGSFWRTYITDLVQRRDEHKLDRIFAGSLVNHPEPSILETLREAKPYLDDSFEGEAVLSVGKCGDYVRKGVSGLVNVMPFTCMPGTIVGAVMKRYREDHNDIPFLNMAYDGQEETNTLTRLEAFMHQARQYQRQMGES